Proteins encoded by one window of Scatophagus argus isolate fScaArg1 chromosome 4, fScaArg1.pri, whole genome shotgun sequence:
- the cdca2 gene encoding cell division cycle-associated protein 2 isoform X3, whose translation MAMVKKNTGSAEEDQEEVFSPSEENSPPVLKDVSAPLNFSELTPCQFGISAQSFTPASLSARKDKSRLAQIKARRRSTIGARGSPETNSLIRFMALQRMKTAPSFQTPELVRNSPFPPRVTSTLRQKMASFQNLMDVEESEACDPVPRQDSTTGGCIKTRDYLSDWNSRDGEKENHPSLMTPTPNKRRRLGPLESCGLQIRETSASILHLNLKEHEEYEEPVTQVLTLEPLSSSESVEEAQAVLTSPPFQLQACSPRKSQQDGVFELQSPSQPPPDDSAAAPSARPTSSFHIPFLPAQLEMKPNVEDNSAGKSVGKSKKKSVRFGGALSPEFFDKNLPPSTPLQRGGTPARAPTPGGILQLRSVLKTPQRNESQTPQTQPNLCSPTVFGASPTLAMPRNRRTESLGEDSEEKEAKISFPLMKESDCVMAHDTECTWDAQPLNLNTAFHEESLSQTLTECETQPSTTSQMDELTSLPEPQQQFETSVEAPTQSRNLRKKQPAPQCGSTSEAPARSNSRKRKPEESEPVKRSTRSAVKSASGKIKKTSTTTNRWNKDVDRSLYSSRAYASKNPTLSPITERLSFISQSPAAQQAPSTSCTTDPNHETSLKPDITNNSQTVGDLENPSEDSNTSPKPSKESTTRTISGRGLKKRKVSVADGILLGKETLDQMGGKMEEHCEDQSPTNYEQSGEIPLTHSVTEQGAVATKVDAQTSADAHCTDSDETLECHDSREACTSHCQTSGEECNNTLSLPSEPAQRKAKRARRRAVNTSVVQERGNQAEQHQTSPEVEEKEQGEQAACQPENIRSSSDSQEEGMVSSLDLAPWQANFNFEDVFKPVTTRGQCSVRRSLRNQSNANHSNIGGLAWLPRTSPDSSKEARRKTRGRRHSAAPPVQPVLPEETSDNTS comes from the exons aTGGCTATGGTGAAGAAGAACACTGGTAGTGCTGAGGAAGATCAGGAGGAAGTGTTCTCCCCCTCAGAAGAGAACTCCCCTCCTGTTTTAAAAGATGTCTCAGCTCCCCTGAATTTCTCCGAGCTCACACCCTGTCAGTTCGGCATCTCTGCTCAGAGTTTTACCCCAGCATCATTGTCAGCCCGCAAAG ACAAGTCACGTCTAGCTCAAATAAAGGCAAGGCGGAGGTCCACCATTGGTGCCAGGGGCTCCCCAGAGACAAACTCTCTCATCCGCTTCATGGCACTACAGAGGATGAAGACTGCACCATCATTCCAAACTCCAGAG CTTGTCAGAAACAGCCCCTTCCCTCCCCGGGTCACCTCCACACTGAGGCAAAAGATGGCCTCCTTCCAGAACCTGATGGATGTGGAAGAGAGTGAGGCCTGTGATCCAGTGCCAAGGCAGGACAGCACCACTGGAGGATGCATCAAGACAAGAGATTATCTGTCTG ATTGGAACAGCCgtgatggagagaaggagaacCACCCATCACTGATGACACCCACACCCAACAAGAGAAGGCGACTGGGCCCCCTAGAATCCTGTGGACTGCAGATTAGAGAGACCAGTGCTTCTATCCTCCACTTAAATTTGAAGGAGCATGAG GAGTATGAAGAGCCGGTGACGCAGGTTTTGACACTAGAACCACTATCATCCAGTGAGTCTGTGGAAGAGGCCCAAGCTGTGCTTACATCCCCACCCTTTCAGCTCCAGGCCTGTTCCCCTCGTAAAAGCCAACAG GACGGTGTCTTTGAACTCCAAAGCCCCAGCCAACCACCACCTGATgattctgcagctgctccatcAGCCAGGCCTACGTCCTCCTTCCACATTCCCTTTCTCCCTGCTCAGCTAGAGATGAAGCCCAATG TAGAGGATAACTCCGCTGGGAAGTCTGTGGGTAAGAGCAAGAAAAAGAGCGTGCGCTTTGGAGGTGCACTCTCTCCTGAGTTCTTTGACAAGAACCTGCCCCCCAGCACGCCGTTACAGAGAGGGGGCACGCCAGCCCGAGCACCCACACCAGGTGGAATCTTACAGCTGCGCTCAGTGCTGAAGACGCCACAGAGGAATGAGTCCCAAACACCACAAACTCAGCCAAACCTCTGCAGCCCCACTGTTTTCGGTGCTTCTCCTACACTTGCAATGCCTCGCAACCGCAGAACGGAGTCTCTGGGAGAGGACAGTGAAGAGAAGGAGGCAAAG ATTTCTTTCCCTTTAATGAAAGAGAGTGACTGTGTGATGGCACATGATACAG aatGTACATGGGACGCCCAACCATTGAATTTAAACACTGCTTTCCATGAGGAGTCTCTTTCTCAGACTCTGACAG AGTGTGAGACTCAACCCAGCACAACCTCCCAGATGGATGAGCTGACATCCTTACCAGAGCCACAGCAGCAATTTGAAACAAGTGTTGAAGCTCCAACTCAATCTAGAAACCTAAGGAAAAAG CAACCAGCACCACAGTGTGGATCTACCAGTGAGGCTCCAGCTCGCTCCAACAGTCGAAAGAGAAAG CCAGAGGAGAGCGAACCTGTGAAGAGGTCGACACGCTCTGCTGTCAAGTCAGCCTCTGGGAAGATAAAG AAGACCTCCACCACAACAAATCGGTGGAACAAGGACGTGGACCGCTCCCTGTACAGCTCGCGGGCATATGCCTCCAAGAACCCCACCCTGAGTCCCATCACAGAGAGGTTGTCCTTCATCAGCCAGtctcctgcagcacagcaggctCCCTCTACTAGCTGTACAA CAGACCCAAATCATGAGACCAGCTTGAAGCCTGACATAACTAACAACAGTCAAACAGTAGGTGACCTGGAAAATCCTTCAGAAGATTCCAACACATCTCCCAAACCCAGTAAAGAAAGCACCACAAGGACGATTAGTGGGAGAGgactgaagaaaaggaaagtcAGTGTTGCTGATGGCATCCTTCTTGGTAAGGAGACTCTGGACCAGATGggaggaaagatggaggagcACTGTGAAGACCAATCCCCTACAAACTATGAGCAATCAGGGGAAATCCCACTGACCCACTCTGTGACTGAACAGGGAGCCGTAGCCACTAAAGTTGATGCCCAGACCTCTGCAGATGCACACTGCACAGACTCCGATGAAACATTAGAATGTCATGACAGTCGAGAAGCATGCACCTCACACTGCCAAACTTCAGGTGAGGAGTGCAACAACACTTTGAGCCTGCCCTCAGAGCCAGCACAGAGAAAAGCTAAACGGGCCAGGAGGAGGGCTGTGAACACCTCAGTCGTACAGGAACGGGGTAACCAAGCAGAACAGCACCAAACGAGCCCTGAAGTGGAGGAGAAGGAACAAGGAGAGCAAGCAGCTTGCCAGCCGGAAAACATCAGGTCAAGCTCTGATAGCCAGGAAGAGGGGATGGTGTCCAGTTTGGACCTCGCCCCATGGCAGGCTAACTTTAATTTTGAGGATGTGTTCAAACCTGttaccactagagggcagtgcTCAGTACGCCGCAGCCTGAGGAACCAGAGTAATGCGAACCACAGCAACATTGGTGGTCTCGCCTGGCTGCCGCGTACCTCCCCTGATTCCAGTAAAGAAGCTCGCAGAAAGACCAGGGGCAGACGACACAGTGCCGCTCCACCTGTCCAACCTGTGCTCCCTGAGGAAACGTCGGACAACACTTCATGa
- the cdca2 gene encoding cell division cycle-associated protein 2 isoform X5 gives MAMVKKNTGSAEEDQEEVFSPSEENSPPVLKDVSAPLNFSELTPCQFGISAQSFTPASLSARKDKSRLAQIKARRRSTIGARGSPETNSLIRFMALQRMKTAPSFQTPELVRNSPFPPRVTSTLRQKMASFQNLMDVEESEACDPVPRQDSTTGGCIKTRDYLSDWNSRDGEKENHPSLMTPTPNKRRRLGPLESCGLQIRETSASILHLNLKEHEEYEEPVTQVLTLEPLSSSESVEEAQAVLTSPPFQLQACSPRKSQQDGVFELQSPSQPPPDDSAAAPSARPTSSFHIPFLPAQLEMKPNVEDNSAGKSVGKSKKKSVRFGGALSPEFFDKNLPPSTPLQRGGTPARAPTPGGILQLRSVLKTPQRNESQTPQTQPNLCSPTVFGASPTLAMPRNRRTESLGEDSEEKEAKISFPLMKESDCVMAHDTECTWDAQPLNLNTAFHEESLSQTLTECETQPSTTSQMDELTSLPEPQQQFETSVEAPTQSRNLRKKQPAPQCGSTSEAPARSNSRKRKPEESEPVKRSTRSAVKSASGKIKTSTTTNRWNKDVDRSLYSSRAYASKNPTLSPITERLSFISQSPAAQQAPSTSCTTDPNHETSLKPDITNNSQTVGDLENPSEDSNTSPKPSKESTTRTISGRGLKKRKVSVADGILLGKETLDQMGGKMEEHCEDQSPTNYEQSGEIPLTHSVTEQGAVATKVDAQTSADAHCTDSDETLECHDSREACTSHCQTSGEECNNTLSLPSEPAQRKAKRARRRAVNTSVVQERGNQAEQHQTSPEVEEKEQGEQAACQPENIRSSSDSQEEGMVSSLDLAPWQANFNFEDVFKPVTTRGQCSVRRSLRNQSNANHSNIGGLAWLPRTSPDSSKEARRKTRGRRHSAAPPVQPVLPEETSDNTS, from the exons aTGGCTATGGTGAAGAAGAACACTGGTAGTGCTGAGGAAGATCAGGAGGAAGTGTTCTCCCCCTCAGAAGAGAACTCCCCTCCTGTTTTAAAAGATGTCTCAGCTCCCCTGAATTTCTCCGAGCTCACACCCTGTCAGTTCGGCATCTCTGCTCAGAGTTTTACCCCAGCATCATTGTCAGCCCGCAAAG ACAAGTCACGTCTAGCTCAAATAAAGGCAAGGCGGAGGTCCACCATTGGTGCCAGGGGCTCCCCAGAGACAAACTCTCTCATCCGCTTCATGGCACTACAGAGGATGAAGACTGCACCATCATTCCAAACTCCAGAG CTTGTCAGAAACAGCCCCTTCCCTCCCCGGGTCACCTCCACACTGAGGCAAAAGATGGCCTCCTTCCAGAACCTGATGGATGTGGAAGAGAGTGAGGCCTGTGATCCAGTGCCAAGGCAGGACAGCACCACTGGAGGATGCATCAAGACAAGAGATTATCTGTCTG ATTGGAACAGCCgtgatggagagaaggagaacCACCCATCACTGATGACACCCACACCCAACAAGAGAAGGCGACTGGGCCCCCTAGAATCCTGTGGACTGCAGATTAGAGAGACCAGTGCTTCTATCCTCCACTTAAATTTGAAGGAGCATGAG GAGTATGAAGAGCCGGTGACGCAGGTTTTGACACTAGAACCACTATCATCCAGTGAGTCTGTGGAAGAGGCCCAAGCTGTGCTTACATCCCCACCCTTTCAGCTCCAGGCCTGTTCCCCTCGTAAAAGCCAACAG GACGGTGTCTTTGAACTCCAAAGCCCCAGCCAACCACCACCTGATgattctgcagctgctccatcAGCCAGGCCTACGTCCTCCTTCCACATTCCCTTTCTCCCTGCTCAGCTAGAGATGAAGCCCAATG TAGAGGATAACTCCGCTGGGAAGTCTGTGGGTAAGAGCAAGAAAAAGAGCGTGCGCTTTGGAGGTGCACTCTCTCCTGAGTTCTTTGACAAGAACCTGCCCCCCAGCACGCCGTTACAGAGAGGGGGCACGCCAGCCCGAGCACCCACACCAGGTGGAATCTTACAGCTGCGCTCAGTGCTGAAGACGCCACAGAGGAATGAGTCCCAAACACCACAAACTCAGCCAAACCTCTGCAGCCCCACTGTTTTCGGTGCTTCTCCTACACTTGCAATGCCTCGCAACCGCAGAACGGAGTCTCTGGGAGAGGACAGTGAAGAGAAGGAGGCAAAG ATTTCTTTCCCTTTAATGAAAGAGAGTGACTGTGTGATGGCACATGATACAG aatGTACATGGGACGCCCAACCATTGAATTTAAACACTGCTTTCCATGAGGAGTCTCTTTCTCAGACTCTGACAG AGTGTGAGACTCAACCCAGCACAACCTCCCAGATGGATGAGCTGACATCCTTACCAGAGCCACAGCAGCAATTTGAAACAAGTGTTGAAGCTCCAACTCAATCTAGAAACCTAAGGAAAAAG CAACCAGCACCACAGTGTGGATCTACCAGTGAGGCTCCAGCTCGCTCCAACAGTCGAAAGAGAAAG CCAGAGGAGAGCGAACCTGTGAAGAGGTCGACACGCTCTGCTGTCAAGTCAGCCTCTGGGAAGATAAAG ACCTCCACCACAACAAATCGGTGGAACAAGGACGTGGACCGCTCCCTGTACAGCTCGCGGGCATATGCCTCCAAGAACCCCACCCTGAGTCCCATCACAGAGAGGTTGTCCTTCATCAGCCAGtctcctgcagcacagcaggctCCCTCTACTAGCTGTACAA CAGACCCAAATCATGAGACCAGCTTGAAGCCTGACATAACTAACAACAGTCAAACAGTAGGTGACCTGGAAAATCCTTCAGAAGATTCCAACACATCTCCCAAACCCAGTAAAGAAAGCACCACAAGGACGATTAGTGGGAGAGgactgaagaaaaggaaagtcAGTGTTGCTGATGGCATCCTTCTTGGTAAGGAGACTCTGGACCAGATGggaggaaagatggaggagcACTGTGAAGACCAATCCCCTACAAACTATGAGCAATCAGGGGAAATCCCACTGACCCACTCTGTGACTGAACAGGGAGCCGTAGCCACTAAAGTTGATGCCCAGACCTCTGCAGATGCACACTGCACAGACTCCGATGAAACATTAGAATGTCATGACAGTCGAGAAGCATGCACCTCACACTGCCAAACTTCAGGTGAGGAGTGCAACAACACTTTGAGCCTGCCCTCAGAGCCAGCACAGAGAAAAGCTAAACGGGCCAGGAGGAGGGCTGTGAACACCTCAGTCGTACAGGAACGGGGTAACCAAGCAGAACAGCACCAAACGAGCCCTGAAGTGGAGGAGAAGGAACAAGGAGAGCAAGCAGCTTGCCAGCCGGAAAACATCAGGTCAAGCTCTGATAGCCAGGAAGAGGGGATGGTGTCCAGTTTGGACCTCGCCCCATGGCAGGCTAACTTTAATTTTGAGGATGTGTTCAAACCTGttaccactagagggcagtgcTCAGTACGCCGCAGCCTGAGGAACCAGAGTAATGCGAACCACAGCAACATTGGTGGTCTCGCCTGGCTGCCGCGTACCTCCCCTGATTCCAGTAAAGAAGCTCGCAGAAAGACCAGGGGCAGACGACACAGTGCCGCTCCACCTGTCCAACCTGTGCTCCCTGAGGAAACGTCGGACAACACTTCATGa
- the cdca2 gene encoding cell division cycle-associated protein 2 isoform X4, with protein sequence MAMVKKNTGSAEEDQEEVFSPSEENSPPVLKDVSAPLNFSELTPCQFGISAQSFTPASLSARKDKSRLAQIKARRRSTIGARGSPETNSLIRFMALQRMKTAPSFQTPELVRNSPFPPRVTSTLRQKMASFQNLMDVEESEACDPVPRQDSTTGGCIKTRDYLSDWNSRDGEKENHPSLMTPTPNKRRRLGPLESCGLQIRETSASILHLNLKEHEEYEEPVTQVLTLEPLSSSESVEEAQAVLTSPPFQLQACSPRKSQQDGVFELQSPSQPPPDDSAAAPSARPTSSFHIPFLPAQLEMKPNVEDNSAGKSVGKSKKKSVRFGGALSPEFFDKNLPPSTPLQRGGTPARAPTPGGILQLRSVLKTPQRNESQTPQTQPNLCSPTVFGASPTLAMPRNRRTESLGEDSEEKEAKISFPLMKESDCVMAHDTECTWDAQPLNLNTAFHEESLSQTLTECETQPSTTSQMDELTSLPEPQQQFETSVEAPTQSRNLRKKQPAPQCGSTSEAPARSNSRKRKQPEESEPVKRSTRSAVKSASGKIKTSTTTNRWNKDVDRSLYSSRAYASKNPTLSPITERLSFISQSPAAQQAPSTSCTTDPNHETSLKPDITNNSQTVGDLENPSEDSNTSPKPSKESTTRTISGRGLKKRKVSVADGILLGKETLDQMGGKMEEHCEDQSPTNYEQSGEIPLTHSVTEQGAVATKVDAQTSADAHCTDSDETLECHDSREACTSHCQTSGEECNNTLSLPSEPAQRKAKRARRRAVNTSVVQERGNQAEQHQTSPEVEEKEQGEQAACQPENIRSSSDSQEEGMVSSLDLAPWQANFNFEDVFKPVTTRGQCSVRRSLRNQSNANHSNIGGLAWLPRTSPDSSKEARRKTRGRRHSAAPPVQPVLPEETSDNTS encoded by the exons aTGGCTATGGTGAAGAAGAACACTGGTAGTGCTGAGGAAGATCAGGAGGAAGTGTTCTCCCCCTCAGAAGAGAACTCCCCTCCTGTTTTAAAAGATGTCTCAGCTCCCCTGAATTTCTCCGAGCTCACACCCTGTCAGTTCGGCATCTCTGCTCAGAGTTTTACCCCAGCATCATTGTCAGCCCGCAAAG ACAAGTCACGTCTAGCTCAAATAAAGGCAAGGCGGAGGTCCACCATTGGTGCCAGGGGCTCCCCAGAGACAAACTCTCTCATCCGCTTCATGGCACTACAGAGGATGAAGACTGCACCATCATTCCAAACTCCAGAG CTTGTCAGAAACAGCCCCTTCCCTCCCCGGGTCACCTCCACACTGAGGCAAAAGATGGCCTCCTTCCAGAACCTGATGGATGTGGAAGAGAGTGAGGCCTGTGATCCAGTGCCAAGGCAGGACAGCACCACTGGAGGATGCATCAAGACAAGAGATTATCTGTCTG ATTGGAACAGCCgtgatggagagaaggagaacCACCCATCACTGATGACACCCACACCCAACAAGAGAAGGCGACTGGGCCCCCTAGAATCCTGTGGACTGCAGATTAGAGAGACCAGTGCTTCTATCCTCCACTTAAATTTGAAGGAGCATGAG GAGTATGAAGAGCCGGTGACGCAGGTTTTGACACTAGAACCACTATCATCCAGTGAGTCTGTGGAAGAGGCCCAAGCTGTGCTTACATCCCCACCCTTTCAGCTCCAGGCCTGTTCCCCTCGTAAAAGCCAACAG GACGGTGTCTTTGAACTCCAAAGCCCCAGCCAACCACCACCTGATgattctgcagctgctccatcAGCCAGGCCTACGTCCTCCTTCCACATTCCCTTTCTCCCTGCTCAGCTAGAGATGAAGCCCAATG TAGAGGATAACTCCGCTGGGAAGTCTGTGGGTAAGAGCAAGAAAAAGAGCGTGCGCTTTGGAGGTGCACTCTCTCCTGAGTTCTTTGACAAGAACCTGCCCCCCAGCACGCCGTTACAGAGAGGGGGCACGCCAGCCCGAGCACCCACACCAGGTGGAATCTTACAGCTGCGCTCAGTGCTGAAGACGCCACAGAGGAATGAGTCCCAAACACCACAAACTCAGCCAAACCTCTGCAGCCCCACTGTTTTCGGTGCTTCTCCTACACTTGCAATGCCTCGCAACCGCAGAACGGAGTCTCTGGGAGAGGACAGTGAAGAGAAGGAGGCAAAG ATTTCTTTCCCTTTAATGAAAGAGAGTGACTGTGTGATGGCACATGATACAG aatGTACATGGGACGCCCAACCATTGAATTTAAACACTGCTTTCCATGAGGAGTCTCTTTCTCAGACTCTGACAG AGTGTGAGACTCAACCCAGCACAACCTCCCAGATGGATGAGCTGACATCCTTACCAGAGCCACAGCAGCAATTTGAAACAAGTGTTGAAGCTCCAACTCAATCTAGAAACCTAAGGAAAAAG CAACCAGCACCACAGTGTGGATCTACCAGTGAGGCTCCAGCTCGCTCCAACAGTCGAAAGAGAAAG CAGCCAGAGGAGAGCGAACCTGTGAAGAGGTCGACACGCTCTGCTGTCAAGTCAGCCTCTGGGAAGATAAAG ACCTCCACCACAACAAATCGGTGGAACAAGGACGTGGACCGCTCCCTGTACAGCTCGCGGGCATATGCCTCCAAGAACCCCACCCTGAGTCCCATCACAGAGAGGTTGTCCTTCATCAGCCAGtctcctgcagcacagcaggctCCCTCTACTAGCTGTACAA CAGACCCAAATCATGAGACCAGCTTGAAGCCTGACATAACTAACAACAGTCAAACAGTAGGTGACCTGGAAAATCCTTCAGAAGATTCCAACACATCTCCCAAACCCAGTAAAGAAAGCACCACAAGGACGATTAGTGGGAGAGgactgaagaaaaggaaagtcAGTGTTGCTGATGGCATCCTTCTTGGTAAGGAGACTCTGGACCAGATGggaggaaagatggaggagcACTGTGAAGACCAATCCCCTACAAACTATGAGCAATCAGGGGAAATCCCACTGACCCACTCTGTGACTGAACAGGGAGCCGTAGCCACTAAAGTTGATGCCCAGACCTCTGCAGATGCACACTGCACAGACTCCGATGAAACATTAGAATGTCATGACAGTCGAGAAGCATGCACCTCACACTGCCAAACTTCAGGTGAGGAGTGCAACAACACTTTGAGCCTGCCCTCAGAGCCAGCACAGAGAAAAGCTAAACGGGCCAGGAGGAGGGCTGTGAACACCTCAGTCGTACAGGAACGGGGTAACCAAGCAGAACAGCACCAAACGAGCCCTGAAGTGGAGGAGAAGGAACAAGGAGAGCAAGCAGCTTGCCAGCCGGAAAACATCAGGTCAAGCTCTGATAGCCAGGAAGAGGGGATGGTGTCCAGTTTGGACCTCGCCCCATGGCAGGCTAACTTTAATTTTGAGGATGTGTTCAAACCTGttaccactagagggcagtgcTCAGTACGCCGCAGCCTGAGGAACCAGAGTAATGCGAACCACAGCAACATTGGTGGTCTCGCCTGGCTGCCGCGTACCTCCCCTGATTCCAGTAAAGAAGCTCGCAGAAAGACCAGGGGCAGACGACACAGTGCCGCTCCACCTGTCCAACCTGTGCTCCCTGAGGAAACGTCGGACAACACTTCATGa
- the cdca2 gene encoding cell division cycle-associated protein 2 isoform X2, whose translation MAMVKKNTGSAEEDQEEVFSPSEENSPPVLKDVSAPLNFSELTPCQFGISAQSFTPASLSARKDKSRLAQIKARRRSTIGARGSPETNSLIRFMALQRMKTAPSFQTPELVRNSPFPPRVTSTLRQKMASFQNLMDVEESEACDPVPRQDSTTGGCIKTRDYLSDWNSRDGEKENHPSLMTPTPNKRRRLGPLESCGLQIRETSASILHLNLKEHEEYEEPVTQVLTLEPLSSSESVEEAQAVLTSPPFQLQACSPRKSQQDGVFELQSPSQPPPDDSAAAPSARPTSSFHIPFLPAQLEMKPNVEDNSAGKSVGKSKKKSVRFGGALSPEFFDKNLPPSTPLQRGGTPARAPTPGGILQLRSVLKTPQRNESQTPQTQPNLCSPTVFGASPTLAMPRNRRTESLGEDSEEKEAKISFPLMKESDCVMAHDTECTWDAQPLNLNTAFHEESLSQTLTECETQPSTTSQMDELTSLPEPQQQFETSVEAPTQSRNLRKKQPAPQCGSTSEAPARSNSRKRKQPEESEPVKRSTRSAVKSASGKIKKTSTTTNRWNKDVDRSLYSSRAYASKNPTLSPITERLSFISQSPAAQQAPSTSCTNPNHETSLKPDITNNSQTVGDLENPSEDSNTSPKPSKESTTRTISGRGLKKRKVSVADGILLGKETLDQMGGKMEEHCEDQSPTNYEQSGEIPLTHSVTEQGAVATKVDAQTSADAHCTDSDETLECHDSREACTSHCQTSGEECNNTLSLPSEPAQRKAKRARRRAVNTSVVQERGNQAEQHQTSPEVEEKEQGEQAACQPENIRSSSDSQEEGMVSSLDLAPWQANFNFEDVFKPVTTRGQCSVRRSLRNQSNANHSNIGGLAWLPRTSPDSSKEARRKTRGRRHSAAPPVQPVLPEETSDNTS comes from the exons aTGGCTATGGTGAAGAAGAACACTGGTAGTGCTGAGGAAGATCAGGAGGAAGTGTTCTCCCCCTCAGAAGAGAACTCCCCTCCTGTTTTAAAAGATGTCTCAGCTCCCCTGAATTTCTCCGAGCTCACACCCTGTCAGTTCGGCATCTCTGCTCAGAGTTTTACCCCAGCATCATTGTCAGCCCGCAAAG ACAAGTCACGTCTAGCTCAAATAAAGGCAAGGCGGAGGTCCACCATTGGTGCCAGGGGCTCCCCAGAGACAAACTCTCTCATCCGCTTCATGGCACTACAGAGGATGAAGACTGCACCATCATTCCAAACTCCAGAG CTTGTCAGAAACAGCCCCTTCCCTCCCCGGGTCACCTCCACACTGAGGCAAAAGATGGCCTCCTTCCAGAACCTGATGGATGTGGAAGAGAGTGAGGCCTGTGATCCAGTGCCAAGGCAGGACAGCACCACTGGAGGATGCATCAAGACAAGAGATTATCTGTCTG ATTGGAACAGCCgtgatggagagaaggagaacCACCCATCACTGATGACACCCACACCCAACAAGAGAAGGCGACTGGGCCCCCTAGAATCCTGTGGACTGCAGATTAGAGAGACCAGTGCTTCTATCCTCCACTTAAATTTGAAGGAGCATGAG GAGTATGAAGAGCCGGTGACGCAGGTTTTGACACTAGAACCACTATCATCCAGTGAGTCTGTGGAAGAGGCCCAAGCTGTGCTTACATCCCCACCCTTTCAGCTCCAGGCCTGTTCCCCTCGTAAAAGCCAACAG GACGGTGTCTTTGAACTCCAAAGCCCCAGCCAACCACCACCTGATgattctgcagctgctccatcAGCCAGGCCTACGTCCTCCTTCCACATTCCCTTTCTCCCTGCTCAGCTAGAGATGAAGCCCAATG TAGAGGATAACTCCGCTGGGAAGTCTGTGGGTAAGAGCAAGAAAAAGAGCGTGCGCTTTGGAGGTGCACTCTCTCCTGAGTTCTTTGACAAGAACCTGCCCCCCAGCACGCCGTTACAGAGAGGGGGCACGCCAGCCCGAGCACCCACACCAGGTGGAATCTTACAGCTGCGCTCAGTGCTGAAGACGCCACAGAGGAATGAGTCCCAAACACCACAAACTCAGCCAAACCTCTGCAGCCCCACTGTTTTCGGTGCTTCTCCTACACTTGCAATGCCTCGCAACCGCAGAACGGAGTCTCTGGGAGAGGACAGTGAAGAGAAGGAGGCAAAG ATTTCTTTCCCTTTAATGAAAGAGAGTGACTGTGTGATGGCACATGATACAG aatGTACATGGGACGCCCAACCATTGAATTTAAACACTGCTTTCCATGAGGAGTCTCTTTCTCAGACTCTGACAG AGTGTGAGACTCAACCCAGCACAACCTCCCAGATGGATGAGCTGACATCCTTACCAGAGCCACAGCAGCAATTTGAAACAAGTGTTGAAGCTCCAACTCAATCTAGAAACCTAAGGAAAAAG CAACCAGCACCACAGTGTGGATCTACCAGTGAGGCTCCAGCTCGCTCCAACAGTCGAAAGAGAAAG CAGCCAGAGGAGAGCGAACCTGTGAAGAGGTCGACACGCTCTGCTGTCAAGTCAGCCTCTGGGAAGATAAAG AAGACCTCCACCACAACAAATCGGTGGAACAAGGACGTGGACCGCTCCCTGTACAGCTCGCGGGCATATGCCTCCAAGAACCCCACCCTGAGTCCCATCACAGAGAGGTTGTCCTTCATCAGCCAGtctcctgcagcacagcaggctCCCTCTACTAGCTGTACAA ACCCAAATCATGAGACCAGCTTGAAGCCTGACATAACTAACAACAGTCAAACAGTAGGTGACCTGGAAAATCCTTCAGAAGATTCCAACACATCTCCCAAACCCAGTAAAGAAAGCACCACAAGGACGATTAGTGGGAGAGgactgaagaaaaggaaagtcAGTGTTGCTGATGGCATCCTTCTTGGTAAGGAGACTCTGGACCAGATGggaggaaagatggaggagcACTGTGAAGACCAATCCCCTACAAACTATGAGCAATCAGGGGAAATCCCACTGACCCACTCTGTGACTGAACAGGGAGCCGTAGCCACTAAAGTTGATGCCCAGACCTCTGCAGATGCACACTGCACAGACTCCGATGAAACATTAGAATGTCATGACAGTCGAGAAGCATGCACCTCACACTGCCAAACTTCAGGTGAGGAGTGCAACAACACTTTGAGCCTGCCCTCAGAGCCAGCACAGAGAAAAGCTAAACGGGCCAGGAGGAGGGCTGTGAACACCTCAGTCGTACAGGAACGGGGTAACCAAGCAGAACAGCACCAAACGAGCCCTGAAGTGGAGGAGAAGGAACAAGGAGAGCAAGCAGCTTGCCAGCCGGAAAACATCAGGTCAAGCTCTGATAGCCAGGAAGAGGGGATGGTGTCCAGTTTGGACCTCGCCCCATGGCAGGCTAACTTTAATTTTGAGGATGTGTTCAAACCTGttaccactagagggcagtgcTCAGTACGCCGCAGCCTGAGGAACCAGAGTAATGCGAACCACAGCAACATTGGTGGTCTCGCCTGGCTGCCGCGTACCTCCCCTGATTCCAGTAAAGAAGCTCGCAGAAAGACCAGGGGCAGACGACACAGTGCCGCTCCACCTGTCCAACCTGTGCTCCCTGAGGAAACGTCGGACAACACTTCATGa